A stretch of the Synechocystis sp. PCC 7338 genome encodes the following:
- a CDS encoding YggT family protein — protein sequence MNYAAIAGQGLGILLALMTVLFIFRIILTWYPQVELTKWPWKLIALPTEPLLIPLRKLVPPIGGVDLAPILWVFICTFLREILIGQQGLITMASRLQ from the coding sequence ATGAATTATGCGGCGATCGCCGGCCAGGGCTTAGGAATTCTGCTGGCACTGATGACGGTGTTATTTATTTTTCGGATTATTCTCACTTGGTATCCCCAGGTGGAACTGACTAAATGGCCCTGGAAACTCATCGCCCTACCGACGGAACCATTGCTAATTCCCCTGCGTAAATTAGTTCCCCCCATCGGTGGCGTTGACCTAGCCCCCATCCTTTGGGTCTTCATTTGTACTTTTCTAAGGGAAATTCTCATCGGACAACAGGGACTGATCACCATGGCCAGTCGGTTGCAGTAG
- a CDS encoding DUF4912 domain-containing protein, translated as MAKEDRPSLEDMTLRQLRRVASECNISRYSRMRKSQLLAEVEKALNKPAPAPFSVKSVNRPQEEQAVEASKFELGQDDKIGAPLTAVDEVLGDLPGGYGESRITLMPRDPQWAYAYWDIPKEHKDSLRSQGGQQLALRLYDVTDLDWQTASPHSVQEYLCDELAREWYLPIPVSDRDYALDIGYRTFDGRWLTLARSTPIRIPPVYPSDWVEDVFVTVNWDEDLQGKTIYQLVPPSKRSVGVFTAVYDQVFDMAQGAEALRMAGSLYGSMQHIPGSVTHEQTLSSYVFPSGVGLWAAPNVSGLNMSGIGMGYGLSSSEFMASEAPIRPRQFWLVADAELIVYGATEPDATVTIGGRPIKLNEDGTFRFQMSFQDSLIDYPIMAVAVDGEQTRNVHMKFTRETPSRNTNTKEEAVPEWFS; from the coding sequence ATGGCTAAAGAAGACCGACCCTCCCTCGAAGACATGACGCTGCGACAATTACGCCGAGTTGCCAGTGAATGCAATATTTCCCGGTACAGTCGGATGCGTAAATCCCAGCTCCTAGCAGAGGTGGAAAAGGCTCTCAACAAACCTGCCCCTGCACCATTTTCTGTCAAATCCGTTAACCGTCCCCAGGAGGAACAAGCTGTGGAAGCTTCTAAATTTGAACTTGGTCAAGATGATAAAATTGGTGCCCCCCTCACCGCCGTCGATGAAGTTTTGGGAGATTTGCCCGGTGGTTATGGTGAAAGCCGCATTACCCTCATGCCCAGGGATCCCCAGTGGGCCTACGCCTATTGGGATATTCCCAAAGAACATAAGGATTCTCTCCGTAGTCAAGGGGGACAACAGTTGGCCCTACGACTCTACGACGTGACCGACCTGGATTGGCAGACCGCAAGCCCCCACAGCGTCCAGGAATACCTCTGTGATGAATTGGCCCGAGAATGGTATTTGCCCATCCCTGTAAGTGATCGGGATTATGCCCTAGACATTGGTTACCGCACCTTTGATGGTCGCTGGCTCACCCTGGCCCGTTCCACCCCCATTCGCATTCCCCCCGTTTATCCCTCCGATTGGGTAGAAGATGTGTTTGTCACCGTCAACTGGGACGAAGACCTCCAAGGCAAAACCATTTACCAATTGGTGCCCCCCAGCAAGCGTTCTGTGGGAGTTTTCACCGCCGTCTATGACCAAGTGTTTGACATGGCCCAAGGCGCTGAAGCCCTACGTATGGCTGGCTCTCTCTACGGCTCCATGCAGCACATCCCCGGTTCCGTTACCCATGAACAAACCTTAAGCTCCTATGTGTTTCCCTCCGGAGTGGGACTGTGGGCAGCCCCCAATGTTTCTGGCTTAAATATGTCCGGCATTGGCATGGGTTATGGCCTTTCCAGTAGCGAATTTATGGCCTCGGAAGCCCCAATTCGTCCCCGACAATTCTGGTTAGTGGCCGATGCTGAGCTGATTGTTTACGGTGCCACGGAACCCGATGCTACGGTGACCATTGGTGGCCGTCCAATTAAACTCAATGAAGACGGTACCTTCCGTTTCCAAATGTCTTTCCAAGATAGCTTAATCGACTATCCCATCATGGCAGTGGCGGTGGATGGGGAACAAACCCGTAACGTACATATGAAGTTCACCCGGGAGACTCCTTCCCGTAACACCAACACGAAAGAAGAAGCCGTACCGGAATGGTTTAGCTAG
- a CDS encoding ABC transporter ATP-binding protein/permease — protein MTQAQAKRFQFDRQLWHRFVETAQPYFYPVGQKQTRIFLILILALMVVVVALTLFLSMGLTLWATAIFPDFFAKSGKGLVDGVQSLINSPAPWIGLGALALAGAVFASQRQKLQQRWLQWLLLGILLSLLFIVNGLNVILSFVFRFIDTALNGKDGEVFWQFLWIYGIVIVVAIPIIVAYRYLRQKLGVLWREWLTEHFLGRYFKGRSYYHLDSNSAYTLIDNPDQRITQDIQSFTGVTLDFLLDILDSILTLISFTAILYSISQTLMWGLIAYATFGTVAAIAIGTRLIRINYEQLRLEANFRYGLVRVRDNAESIAFYRGERLERKQVTERLLGAIRNFNLLIIWQALISLFQLGYNYFTRLIPYIIIAPLYLAGDLDFGAIAQASLAFGMVLSALSLVTNQIQNITEFAASINRLGEFYDALNGPGHDRESSPSAMVDHITTHLGPTVSLDNITLSPPHSPRVLVRNLSLAVAPDNHLLIMGPSGSGKSSLLRAIAGLWDSGQGTIERPELEDLLFLPQRPYMILGTLREQLIYPSSQSIADDDFLLNTLKRVNLPDLAERFGGLNSLENWSSVLSLGEQQRIALARVFINQPRYAILDEATSALDVDNESDLYHALTDLGTTFISVGHRPTLRNFHRQCLEVQAEGQWQLSSIQN, from the coding sequence ATGACCCAAGCCCAAGCCAAGCGTTTTCAGTTTGACCGCCAACTGTGGCACCGCTTTGTTGAAACAGCCCAGCCCTATTTTTATCCCGTCGGGCAAAAGCAAACTCGGATTTTTCTGATTCTGATCCTGGCCCTGATGGTGGTGGTGGTGGCCTTGACCCTATTTTTATCCATGGGGTTGACCCTCTGGGCCACGGCGATTTTTCCCGATTTTTTTGCTAAATCCGGTAAGGGCTTGGTGGATGGGGTGCAAAGTCTGATCAACTCCCCAGCTCCCTGGATTGGTTTAGGGGCCTTAGCCCTAGCGGGGGCAGTTTTTGCCAGCCAGAGACAAAAGCTACAACAACGATGGCTCCAGTGGCTATTGTTAGGCATACTGCTATCGTTACTATTTATTGTCAACGGCTTAAACGTTATTTTAAGTTTCGTTTTTCGCTTTATTGATACAGCTTTAAATGGCAAAGATGGGGAAGTATTTTGGCAATTTCTCTGGATTTATGGCATCGTTATTGTGGTGGCTATTCCCATCATTGTTGCCTATCGTTACCTACGACAAAAGTTGGGAGTACTCTGGCGGGAATGGCTCACAGAACATTTTCTGGGTCGTTACTTTAAGGGGCGCTCTTACTATCACTTAGATTCCAATTCTGCCTATACATTAATTGACAATCCAGACCAAAGGATAACCCAAGATATTCAATCTTTTACTGGGGTTACTCTAGACTTTTTACTGGATATTCTTGATTCCATTCTCACCCTAATTTCCTTCACTGCCATACTCTATAGCATTTCCCAAACCTTGATGTGGGGACTAATTGCCTATGCGACTTTCGGTACGGTGGCGGCGATCGCCATTGGTACCAGGTTAATTCGCATTAACTATGAACAATTGCGATTGGAAGCTAATTTTCGTTACGGTTTGGTTCGGGTGCGGGATAACGCCGAATCCATTGCTTTTTACCGGGGGGAAAGGCTAGAACGGAAACAAGTTACGGAGCGTTTGCTGGGGGCAATTAGAAATTTTAATCTCTTAATTATTTGGCAGGCCCTAATCAGCTTATTTCAACTGGGCTATAACTATTTCACCCGGTTAATTCCCTATATCATTATTGCTCCTCTTTACCTTGCGGGAGACTTGGATTTCGGGGCGATCGCCCAGGCTAGTTTGGCATTTGGCATGGTGCTTTCTGCCCTATCTTTAGTCACTAACCAGATTCAAAATATTACTGAATTTGCCGCCAGCATTAACCGTTTAGGGGAATTTTACGATGCCCTAAACGGCCCCGGCCATGACCGAGAAAGCTCCCCTAGTGCCATGGTTGACCACATTACCACCCACCTTGGCCCCACCGTCAGTCTGGATAACATCACCCTTTCTCCCCCCCATTCCCCAAGGGTTTTGGTGCGTAATTTATCCCTGGCGGTAGCTCCGGACAACCATTTGTTAATCATGGGTCCCAGCGGCAGTGGCAAAAGTTCTCTCCTCCGGGCGATCGCCGGTTTATGGGACAGCGGCCAAGGCACCATTGAGCGTCCTGAACTGGAAGACCTATTATTCTTACCCCAACGCCCCTATATGATTTTGGGCACCCTGCGGGAACAATTGATTTACCCTAGTTCCCAATCCATAGCGGATGATGATTTTCTCTTGAATACATTAAAAAGAGTCAATCTACCGGACTTAGCCGAGCGTTTTGGCGGTTTGAATAGCCTAGAAAATTGGTCTAGCGTCCTTTCCCTAGGGGAACAACAGCGCATTGCCCTAGCCCGAGTTTTCATCAACCAACCCCGCTACGCCATCCTCGATGAAGCCACCAGCGCCCTGGACGTGGATAACGAGTCAGATTTGTACCATGCTCTGACGGATTTGGGCACCACCTTCATCAGCGTGGGGCATCGGCCTACCCTGCGAAATTTTCACCGGCAATGTCTGGAAGTCCAGGCAGAAGGACAGTGGCAGTTAAGCTCCATCCAAAATTAA
- a CDS encoding CoB--CoM heterodisulfide reductase iron-sulfur subunit B family protein: MTTALEYAYFPGCVAQGACGELHLATTALSKALGIKLVELKKASCCGSGTFKEDSQLLEDSVNARNIALAEQLKLPLLTHCSTCQGVIAHVDERLKKAQKNDPAYVEQINGYLKKESCAPYRGSGRVTHLLWALVQDFGLETLAQRVKKNLAGLNCASFYGCYLLRAQENLPEANPFDPQSLEKVFATLGANPIYYEGRTQCCGWPISSYATAQSFQLAGRHLQTAIAAGADCLVTPCPLCHLQLDSRQPEIGKVLGQALNLPVLHLPQLVGLALGINPKDLGLDHHVVSTAPVLAKLGLA, from the coding sequence ATGACTACTGCCCTTGAATATGCCTACTTTCCCGGTTGCGTTGCCCAGGGGGCCTGTGGGGAACTGCACCTGGCCACCACCGCCCTGAGCAAAGCTTTGGGCATTAAATTAGTGGAACTAAAAAAAGCTTCCTGTTGTGGTTCCGGCACCTTTAAGGAAGATTCCCAACTGTTGGAAGATAGCGTTAATGCTCGCAATATCGCCTTGGCGGAACAGTTGAAGTTGCCTTTATTAACCCATTGCAGTACCTGTCAGGGGGTAATTGCCCATGTGGACGAACGGCTTAAAAAAGCTCAAAAAAATGATCCTGCTTATGTGGAGCAAATCAACGGTTATTTAAAAAAAGAAAGCTGTGCTCCCTATCGAGGTTCCGGTCGGGTGACCCATTTACTCTGGGCTTTGGTGCAAGATTTTGGCTTAGAAACCCTGGCCCAGCGGGTGAAGAAAAATTTAGCCGGCCTCAACTGTGCTTCTTTCTATGGCTGTTACCTGCTCCGGGCCCAGGAAAATTTACCGGAAGCCAATCCTTTTGATCCCCAATCCCTGGAAAAAGTCTTTGCTACCCTAGGAGCTAATCCCATTTACTACGAAGGTCGCACCCAATGCTGTGGTTGGCCTATTTCCAGTTATGCCACGGCCCAATCTTTCCAACTGGCTGGTCGACATTTACAAACGGCGATCGCCGCTGGGGCCGATTGTTTGGTTACTCCCTGTCCCCTATGCCATCTACAATTGGATTCCCGTCAACCGGAAATTGGTAAGGTGTTGGGGCAGGCATTAAATTTGCCAGTGTTACATCTGCCCCAATTGGTGGGTTTGGCCCTTGGCATTAATCCCAAAGATCTAGGACTTGACCACCATGTGGTTTCCACTGCACCAGTGTTAGCCAAGCTTGGTCTGGCCTAG
- a CDS encoding PD40 domain-containing protein — MDTPAPGLYLQTLANLLRFSLTWVGLVFLLAGCGYPRYLSLSFDRSGRGVNSASEEIFPQVSYPFLVFTSDRNGTQGIYLYNLQNNRLETLPRLNSLDQVASHPSITEDGRYIVFTLSRQGKTDIVLYDRQTEQKRNLTADLAADTRNPVINANGDRIAFEVAQDGQWDIMVMDTQGQIIATP, encoded by the coding sequence ATGGATACCCCTGCCCCCGGACTTTACCTCCAAACATTGGCCAACTTGCTCAGGTTCTCTTTAACTTGGGTAGGTTTGGTGTTTTTATTGGCAGGCTGTGGCTATCCCCGTTACCTGAGCCTTTCCTTTGACCGCAGTGGCCGGGGCGTTAACAGTGCTTCCGAGGAAATTTTTCCCCAGGTGAGTTATCCCTTTTTGGTCTTTACCTCCGACCGTAACGGCACCCAGGGAATTTATCTGTACAATCTCCAAAATAACCGCCTGGAAACCCTGCCCCGCCTCAATTCCCTAGACCAGGTGGCCAGTCATCCCAGCATTACCGAAGACGGACGCTACATTGTCTTTACTCTCAGCCGCCAGGGAAAAACTGACATTGTGCTCTACGATCGCCAAACGGAGCAAAAGCGTAATTTAACCGCCGATCTGGCCGCCGACACGAGGAATCCCGTCATTAATGCCAACGGCGATCGCATTGCCTTTGAAGTGGCCCAGGACGGCCAGTGGGACATTATGGTAATGGATACCCAGGGCCAAATTATCGCCACCCCGTAA
- the egtC gene encoding ergothioneine biosynthesis protein EgtC: MCRLLGYLGQPLRPEQLIYRPEHSLIVQSYQPQEMTAGLLNADGFGLGWFDQGHQPRPYLYKNVLPIWSDINLPHLSRYIQSSCFVSYVRSATPPLAVDLTNCQPFTEEGLLFVHNGFINNFRTTLYRPLRNLLSDASYQFIHGTTDSEHIFALILDNLRRSRQASLGDNDEAKTSLGEALEASLLTLAELARQHNTYFSANILLADGQRIVACRYASRQPEPSLYWLADSERCPGGVIVASEPLFTDPKWHACPPQSILAINSPEAIAVKVLADQ; the protein is encoded by the coding sequence ATGTGTCGTCTTTTAGGGTATCTGGGTCAACCACTGCGACCAGAGCAACTGATTTATCGCCCGGAACATTCCCTGATTGTCCAGAGCTATCAACCCCAGGAAATGACAGCGGGGCTGTTGAATGCCGATGGTTTTGGATTGGGTTGGTTTGACCAGGGGCATCAGCCCCGCCCCTATCTCTACAAGAATGTCCTGCCCATTTGGAGTGACATTAATCTTCCCCACCTGAGTCGGTATATCCAGTCCAGTTGTTTTGTAAGTTATGTCCGCAGTGCAACGCCGCCTTTGGCAGTGGATTTGACTAATTGTCAGCCCTTTACGGAGGAGGGGCTTTTATTTGTCCACAATGGATTTATCAATAATTTCCGGACTACTCTCTACCGTCCCCTACGCAATTTATTGAGCGATGCTAGTTATCAGTTCATCCATGGCACCACCGACTCGGAACATATTTTTGCCCTAATTTTGGACAATCTCCGACGGTCAAGGCAGGCTTCCCTGGGTGATAACGATGAGGCAAAGACTAGCTTGGGGGAGGCGCTAGAAGCAAGTTTGTTAACGTTGGCAGAGTTGGCCCGACAACATAACACTTATTTTTCTGCTAATATTCTCCTGGCCGATGGTCAGCGCATTGTGGCCTGTCGTTATGCCAGTCGTCAACCGGAACCGAGTTTATATTGGCTGGCTGATAGTGAGCGCTGTCCGGGGGGAGTAATTGTTGCCTCGGAACCCCTATTTACTGACCCCAAATGGCATGCCTGTCCGCCCCAAAGTATTTTGGCGATTAACAGTCCAGAGGCGATCGCCGTTAAAGTTTTAGCAGATCAATGA
- the sigC gene encoding RNA polymerase sigma factor SigC yields the protein MTKPSNDEPPPTNVRNLEAMSPPEEEDLTADLPDLAYTAVAHRQQFSTDLVRLYLQDIGRIPLLKRDEEVQVAQQVQSYLRLVEMQNQAAGSEPVMEQYQTAIAIHDQLLAQLGHRPSYERWAKTLGQTVAVLKQTLKTGKQRWAELAGLTVEELDKVEKQGITAKAHMIKANLRLVVSVAKKYQNRGLELLDLIQEGTLGLERAVEKFDPTKGYRFSTYSYWWIRQGITRAIATQSRMIRLPVHITEKLNKIKRAQRKISQEKGHTPRIDEVAEELGMTPEQVREVLTQVPRSVSLELKVGQDKDTELMDLLETDTQSPEDELMREALQSDMQEILLDLTPREQEVIALRFGFQDGVAHSLSEIGRILNLSRERVRQIEAKALQKLRHPRRRDRVRDYYENLG from the coding sequence ATGACTAAACCGAGCAACGATGAGCCGCCACCGACTAATGTACGAAATTTGGAAGCTATGTCGCCACCGGAGGAGGAGGATTTAACGGCAGATTTGCCGGACTTGGCATACACTGCTGTTGCCCATCGTCAGCAATTTAGCACTGATTTAGTGCGCCTTTACCTCCAGGACATTGGACGCATTCCGCTGTTGAAGCGGGACGAAGAGGTGCAGGTGGCCCAGCAGGTGCAAAGCTATCTCCGTCTGGTGGAAATGCAAAATCAGGCCGCAGGATCTGAGCCGGTCATGGAGCAATATCAAACGGCGATCGCCATCCATGATCAATTGTTAGCCCAATTGGGGCATCGTCCTTCCTATGAGCGTTGGGCCAAAACCCTCGGGCAAACCGTAGCGGTTCTCAAGCAAACCCTCAAAACAGGCAAACAACGATGGGCTGAGTTAGCAGGGTTGACGGTGGAAGAATTGGACAAAGTTGAAAAGCAGGGCATTACGGCCAAAGCTCACATGATCAAAGCCAATCTAAGGCTAGTGGTTTCCGTTGCGAAGAAATATCAAAATCGGGGCTTGGAACTTTTAGACCTGATCCAAGAGGGCACCCTGGGGTTGGAGCGGGCGGTGGAAAAATTTGATCCCACCAAGGGTTACCGTTTTAGCACCTATTCCTACTGGTGGATTCGCCAGGGCATCACCAGGGCGATCGCCACCCAGAGTCGCATGATTCGTTTGCCAGTGCATATCACCGAGAAGTTAAACAAAATTAAACGGGCCCAAAGAAAAATTTCCCAAGAAAAGGGCCACACCCCCAGAATAGATGAAGTGGCGGAAGAATTGGGTATGACCCCGGAGCAGGTGCGGGAAGTACTGACCCAAGTGCCCCGTTCGGTCTCTTTGGAGCTAAAAGTTGGCCAGGATAAGGACACGGAGCTGATGGATTTACTCGAAACCGACACCCAGTCACCGGAGGACGAGTTGATGCGAGAAGCTCTCCAGAGTGACATGCAGGAAATTTTGCTAGATTTGACCCCTAGGGAACAGGAAGTGATTGCCCTACGTTTTGGTTTCCAAGACGGTGTGGCGCACTCCCTCTCGGAAATTGGCCGCATCTTGAATTTATCGAGGGAAAGAGTACGACAGATTGAAGCCAAAGCTCTGCAAAAGTTACGCCATCCCCGCCGGCGGGACCGCGTCCGGGACTATTACGAAAATTTGGGTTAG
- a CDS encoding NAD(P)H dehydrogenase subunit NdhS, with amino-acid sequence MIFPGATVRVTNVDDTYYRFEGLVQRVSDGKAAVLFENGNWDKLVTFRLSELEAIKPI; translated from the coding sequence ATGATTTTTCCCGGTGCAACGGTGCGGGTCACCAATGTTGATGATACTTACTATCGCTTTGAAGGCTTAGTCCAACGGGTCAGTGACGGTAAAGCGGCAGTTCTATTTGAAAATGGTAACTGGGACAAATTAGTGACTTTTCGGCTCTCGGAACTGGAGGCGATCAAACCCATCTAG
- a CDS encoding FHA domain-containing protein — protein MIDGLIPYLKIQAPDGKEERLNLIKTRYTIGRLPQCNDIVLPEEDGIITRIHHCVLAREVEGWQIIDQSTNGTTVERQGQRLQLIHQRVRMLPMVSEDVIWIHHWRLQFIDPSQTKRVAVLRSQVSPSKSWIFNTSQQTLFQVQNGDRQRVHVRPQVRKMLHHIASKNLANQGTAIVCPRAEIITAIWGPNDFGSHEQDLDRLAMEIRKIFGQTSTGEQWLETVVGAGYLLHIDTES, from the coding sequence ATGATCGACGGCCTGATTCCCTACCTGAAAATTCAAGCTCCCGACGGCAAAGAGGAACGGCTTAATCTCATCAAAACCCGCTATACCATTGGTCGTTTGCCTCAGTGCAATGATATTGTTTTGCCCGAGGAAGATGGCATCATTACCCGCATTCACCACTGTGTCCTGGCCAGGGAAGTGGAAGGGTGGCAAATTATCGACCAGAGCACCAATGGCACCACGGTGGAAAGACAGGGCCAGCGGCTGCAGTTGATCCATCAGCGGGTAAGGATGTTGCCCATGGTATCGGAAGATGTGATCTGGATTCACCATTGGCGTTTGCAGTTTATTGATCCAAGTCAAACCAAGCGGGTGGCGGTGCTCCGTTCTCAGGTTTCCCCCTCTAAGTCCTGGATTTTTAACACTAGTCAACAAACTCTTTTCCAAGTGCAAAATGGCGATCGCCAGAGAGTTCATGTGCGCCCTCAAGTCCGAAAAATGTTGCACCACATTGCCAGTAAAAATTTAGCTAACCAGGGCACTGCCATCGTTTGCCCCCGGGCGGAAATAATTACAGCAATTTGGGGCCCGAATGATTTTGGTTCCCACGAACAGGATCTGGATCGCTTGGCCATGGAAATTCGTAAAATCTTTGGCCAAACCTCTACTGGCGAACAATGGTTAGAAACGGTGGTGGGGGCAGGTTATCTACTCCACATTGATACGGAAAGCTGA
- a CDS encoding pentapeptide repeat-containing protein: MKIRPFLVALGLTTFAGAAHGANFEDLTQLLSTKKCPLCDLRGAGLVMVNLTRADLTGADLSGANLSGADLTGANLSGANLTSASLNGANLSGANLNGAITDGTDFREAYFDRATFINTNLETAYMQGAQAVPNTAGTPQLFYGWGLLETSKGNYQSALKHYDRALALDPEFAPGYLGRGLTLLKIGNEASAKQNVEYAQLLFEENQDEVGVKTSEQFLEDLASMQEARRKGAGNPQLDAIVRGVASMAFKYLLPLVGL; the protein is encoded by the coding sequence ATGAAGATTCGTCCCTTTCTTGTGGCCCTGGGCCTAACCACCTTTGCTGGCGCCGCCCACGGAGCTAACTTTGAAGATCTGACCCAATTACTGTCCACTAAAAAATGTCCTCTCTGTGATTTACGGGGAGCCGGCCTGGTGATGGTTAACCTTACCCGAGCGGATTTGACGGGGGCGGATTTGTCGGGGGCAAACCTATCGGGGGCCGATCTGACGGGAGCGAATCTTTCCGGCGCCAATTTAACTTCTGCCTCGTTGAACGGGGCCAACCTGTCTGGGGCCAATTTAAACGGAGCGATCACCGACGGCACAGATTTCCGTGAAGCTTATTTTGACCGGGCGACATTTATCAACACTAACCTGGAAACCGCCTATATGCAGGGAGCCCAAGCCGTTCCCAATACGGCCGGCACTCCTCAACTATTCTATGGCTGGGGCCTGTTGGAAACCAGTAAGGGAAACTATCAATCCGCCCTCAAACACTACGACCGAGCCTTGGCCCTGGATCCGGAATTTGCTCCGGGATATTTAGGGCGGGGTTTGACCCTACTGAAAATTGGCAATGAAGCTTCCGCCAAACAAAATGTGGAATATGCTCAGTTATTGTTTGAGGAAAACCAGGATGAGGTGGGGGTTAAAACTTCAGAGCAATTTTTAGAAGATTTGGCCAGTATGCAGGAAGCCCGGCGCAAGGGAGCGGGAAATCCCCAGTTGGATGCCATTGTGCGGGGGGTAGCTTCCATGGCGTTTAAGTATTTACTGCCCCTGGTGGGCCTCTAA
- a CDS encoding phospholipase D-like domain-containing protein produces MGKLNRGGKQNLSPIVILGALALLVAIAIIGIGKVDPSGLGQSLARPDPLPQQEDIQIYFNLNDAKGADFIDPDRNFKRQGDNFEQIILDQINEAQSTIDLAVQELRLPRIAQALVEKQRAGVRVRLVLENIYNQTIKEAVEAEKDPYRYRAPFAYLDQNQDGRISPAESAERDAIEILRTQKIPLIDDTEDGSKGSGLMHHKFVVLDNKTVIVTSANFTPSDQYGDYDDHFTRGNANNLLVIQSPAVAHLFTEEFNLLWGDGPGAKKDSLFGINKPSRPAKALKVGETTVTVKFSPDRRAIPFTETSNGLIAQYLNQAQQKIQLALFVFSEQALSNVINQRFQAGTEVKALIDRGFAFRYYSEGLDLLGVKLLEDCLEQPGNLPWALPTEFVGTPALPRGDKLHHKFALVDDYTVITGSHNWSPAANHSNDETVLVLQNAQIGAHYQRELDRLYAITEYGLPPTVQARIERQEQECANPQPSPKPLATATPNRLVNLNRGSQAELESLPGIGPSIAEKIIATREQKAFTSLEDLARVKGIGPSKIEGLRGKVTW; encoded by the coding sequence ATGGGAAAACTAAACCGAGGCGGGAAACAAAACCTCAGCCCCATTGTCATTTTGGGTGCCCTAGCCCTACTAGTGGCGATCGCCATTATTGGCATTGGCAAAGTTGATCCATCGGGGTTAGGGCAATCGCTGGCCCGCCCAGATCCTCTGCCCCAGCAGGAAGATATCCAAATTTATTTCAATCTCAACGATGCCAAAGGAGCAGATTTCATTGATCCTGACCGCAACTTTAAACGGCAGGGGGACAATTTTGAGCAAATAATCCTAGATCAAATTAATGAAGCCCAGTCCACCATCGACCTAGCGGTACAAGAATTACGCCTACCCCGTATTGCCCAGGCATTGGTCGAGAAACAAAGGGCCGGGGTTAGAGTCCGGTTAGTGCTAGAAAATATCTATAACCAAACCATTAAAGAAGCAGTAGAAGCAGAAAAAGATCCTTACCGTTACCGTGCCCCCTTTGCCTATTTGGACCAAAATCAGGATGGTCGCATCAGTCCTGCAGAAAGTGCAGAACGGGATGCCATTGAGATTCTCCGCACCCAGAAAATTCCCCTCATTGACGACACAGAAGATGGCAGTAAAGGATCGGGTTTGATGCACCATAAATTTGTGGTGCTGGATAATAAAACGGTCATTGTAACCTCTGCCAACTTCACCCCCAGCGATCAGTATGGCGACTATGATGATCACTTCACCCGGGGCAATGCTAATAACTTATTGGTGATACAATCCCCGGCTGTAGCCCATCTTTTTACAGAGGAATTTAACCTACTTTGGGGAGATGGCCCTGGAGCAAAAAAAGACAGTCTATTTGGTATTAATAAGCCCAGCAGACCAGCTAAAGCATTAAAAGTAGGGGAGACCACGGTAACAGTAAAATTTTCCCCCGATCGCCGAGCAATACCTTTTACAGAAACAAGTAACGGTTTAATTGCCCAATACCTGAATCAGGCCCAGCAAAAAATCCAGTTAGCATTGTTTGTTTTTAGTGAACAAGCATTATCCAATGTAATCAACCAAAGATTTCAAGCGGGTACGGAGGTTAAAGCTTTAATCGATCGAGGATTTGCCTTTCGTTACTACAGTGAAGGGCTGGATCTATTGGGGGTAAAACTATTAGAAGACTGCCTAGAACAACCTGGTAATCTTCCCTGGGCTTTGCCAACCGAATTTGTCGGCACACCGGCCCTGCCAAGGGGGGATAAATTGCACCATAAATTTGCCTTGGTGGATGATTACACAGTGATCACCGGTTCTCATAATTGGTCCCCCGCCGCTAACCACAGCAACGATGAAACGGTATTGGTTTTACAGAATGCCCAAATAGGGGCCCATTACCAACGGGAATTAGACCGACTCTATGCCATCACAGAGTACGGTTTACCCCCCACCGTGCAAGCTCGCATCGAACGCCAAGAGCAGGAATGTGCCAACCCCCAACCAAGCCCCAAACCCCTAGCTACCGCCACCCCTAACCGCTTAGTTAACCTCAACCGAGGTAGTCAAGCGGAATTGGAAAGTTTACCGGGCATTGGTCCCAGCATCGCTGAAAAAATTATTGCCACCAGAGAGCAAAAAGCTTTCACTTCCCTAGAAGACTTGGCCCGGGTTAAGGGCATTGGGCCCAGTAAGATTGAGGGTTTGCGGGGTAAAGTTACCTGGTAA